ACAATAACTCctaatgctgaaagaaaaagagtCAAAACAGAAGACTACGTTCTGTATGATTCTCTTTATTAAAGTAGAATACAcgcattactctaggagatggattgaaaaagatattgctgcaacttaaatgggacctaatcaaactcaaaagcttttgcacagcaaaggaaaccataaacagaatgaaaagataactcacagaatgggagaaaatatttggaaatgacgtgactgacaagggattagccTCCAAAATTTGTAAGCAGCTCATGTGGCTtaatatcaaaacaaacaacccaatcaaaaaatgggcaaaagacctaaatagacatttctccaaagaagatatacagatggccaagaggcacatgaaaagatgttcaacatcactaattattagagaaatgcaaatcaaaactacaatgagatatcacctcacaccagtcaaatggctatcattaaaaaaaatccacaaacaaaaaatgctggggagggtatagagagaagagaaccctcctacagaGTTGGTTGGAATGTATATTGGTatagtcactgtggagaacagtacggcggttccttaaaaaactaaaaatacagctacATGTGATTCTACAATCCCATTCTTGGgtacatatccagagaaaaacatggtgcaaaaagatatatgcaccccaatgttcattgcaatactgtttacaatagccaagacatggaagcaacctaaatgtccattgacagaggaatggatagagaagatgtggagcatatacacaatgggatattactcagctgttaaaaaatgaaataaagccatttgcagcaattcGATGGACTTAGctattgtcatactaagtgaggtaagtcagacagagaaagaaatattgtatgatatagCTTAtacacagaatgaaaaaaatgatacaaatgaacttatttacaaacagactcacagacttacagAATGAACTTAATGTTACCGGAGGGAAACGtagaggggggaggaagggatagttaggaagtttgcgattgacatgtacacactgctttatttaaaatgaataaccaagaagaaaaaagttaattagaattttttcttggtaatttattttaaataaagcaatgcCTATAACCCCCTCATTGTTCAAGGCCAACTATATAATATTCtgaattagttatctattgctatgTAATACATTACTCCAAACTCGGGGGATttaaaacagcaaacatttatcaTCAGAATAGTAAGAGAGAATTATTGTATCACCAATAAAATTCTGCAAATACAATCCTCTTAAAATCTTTATAGTTCTCCTGTGAATCTTATTGATGTTAACTACATGACATGAAAGCCATATTCAGAAATATTATCGAGATAAACCCTTCTCTTCCTTGGGCTTCTTTGATCACTGAGAGTCCTATTGTTTAATGGAACCATTCTGAGGCAGTGCCTTAGCTCTTTCTTTAACGGAGGATCTATGTTTATATCCTTCGCTTTATTTTCAGACAATAGTTTCTTGAGCATGCCTTAGATATGGTCTTCCCTGGAagctgtggtttttgttttttgttttttttttggcggcATTGGGTCTTCCTTGCGCCATGCAGGCTTTCCCTCGTTGCAGCGAGCAGGAGGCTGCTCTTGTTTCcacgtgcgggcttctcactgcggtggcttctcttgtggagcaccgGCTGTGGAGCACCGGCTGTGGAGCACCGGCTGTGGAgcgcaggcttcagcagctgcagttcgtgagctgagtagttgtggtccactggcttagttgctccacagcatgtggactcttcccggaccagggatcaaacccatgtctcctgcattggcaggcgaatacttatctactgcaccaccaaggaagtcctggaagccattttttaaaattctagccTCACTGGTCCTTGGAGGGGCTAGGAAATTTCAAACCTAACAATCCCCAGCACTTTTTAAATTGGCATTCCTTTCTTCCGCttatctctttcttttcataCATATTCTACCAAACGTGACAAGGAGAAACCTGAAGGCACCTTCAACATTCTGCTTGAAAATCTCAATGAGATCCCCAGCTTATTAGGCATGTGGGCATACATGCCAGGtagcttcagtcaagtctgactctttgcgaccccatggactgtagcccgccaggttctctgtccatgggactctccagcaagattactggaggttaccatgccctcctccaggggatcttcccaacccagggatccaacctgcatctttcaacatctcctgcattggcagacaggttctttaccactagtgccacctgggaagcccctcaatttCCTTACTTGCCTCACTTTTCTTTATCAGCAGCCTCCTCAAAGGACATGAGGCTTCTACTAATATGCTCTTCAATATTCTTCAGTCTTTCACTAACACGCCTAGATTCCTTCCTGCTTCTACCCAAGACCCAGTTTCAAATCCATTCCCACATTTTTAGGGTTTTATTATGGCAGCACTTCATTTCTAGTATTTGGACAATCCTAGAAGCTAAAACCCACACTCAGGAGTCGACTATATATgttcttgtttattttgcttAACAGCTTTGGATATCATCCAGTAACAGTAGATCTAGATTAATCCAGTGTCCCACTGTCTGATTGAatcatatctttaaaattttaacttactaatatttaagatttaaatgattaatattttaattgttaatAGATTGGCCAATGGCTCTAAGCTGGGTCCATTTACACTCACAACAGTATATGATAGTGACTGTTTCTCCAAATACTTGACCACTTGTGTTAGCAAACTGTTTGACCTTTACTAACTTGCTAAACAAAAACTATTTCATTGTTATtctaatttggattttatttattatgaatAGGGTCTAGTGTACGTTCATACATTTGAAAAgccatttttactttttccctcAACTGCCTAATCACAATTTGTGCCCATTTGGGGGTGATTGATAATTTTTTGTTATTGATGTTTTATAGCTCTTAAGAAAAATAGACCTTTATCTGTCTTACATGTTGCacatattttttcacagtttgCCATTTCTCAAGTTTGCTTATAGAAATTTCTTCACTCAAGcttaatatttccttttatatctTACTTAGAGATCTCTTCCCCACTCcaagattataaaaaaaaaaactccatgaATTATTTTACTACTGTTTGTGgttacatttttaataataaaatattagatacatctggaatttattttggtgTAGAGGGTGAGAATCTCACTTTCCCTCCAGCTGATTAGTCATTTCTTTGTGCACAGTTCATCCAATaacccatccttccctcccccctgcccccacattttcattatgttttacaTTTCTTATTATATATTTTCCCTATTAAATTGTGACATCTTTTATTAGAATCATGGAACCACAGAACTTAGGGCAGCATCAAGAATCCAGGGTCTGCAGCTTGCACGCGTCAGCACCGCCGATCCAGGCACAGTTTGGGGTCTCTTCCCTTCTGCAAGTCTGCAACAAGGAGCAGTCAGAAGCAGCAGGCCCTTGAATTACCGAGTGTTTGTTACATCATTGAGTATCGTTAGATAACTGGGGTATGCGGGGGCTGGAGGGCGGGGGAGGCGAGGCTGGGAGGCAGGCTGTCAACTTGTCTTTGTTAGCTAGGCAGTCTTTATTTTCCAGTCTCGTCTGGGTTCCTTTATCTCACCCTAAGTATCCACATCTTCCTTGAAATGGGGTTACAGGGCGTCCCCACCCCATCGCTTCCCAAAGCCCTTGTCGCCTGTCCTGGCCTACAGTCTCGATGGAATGACGGCTCCGAACGAATAGGAATAGAGTGACTGGGAtcgcggcggggcgggggagaTGCCAGGGTTCGGAGGCAGAGGgctggcggggagggagggggcgtgGAGAGAAGGACCTTCGTGCGTCGCTGGCTTCGCGCCCCCGCAGTGTCCTCCGCGCCCACCAGAAGGCGCCCCGGCGCTCTCATTCTCGGCGTGTAGCCCGACGCTCCGCCGCAACCAGCATCCGAGCCGAGCCGCCGCGATCTGAAAAGCCGGGCGGCGGCCCGGGCTCTCCCGGCCCGGCAAGTGGGACAGGGTCCCAGGGAACCCCGGATTTGTTTCTGGGATTGGGGTGCGGCGGTTTCTCGACTCCGACCCCCCAACCCCGCAGGAAACGCCCAGAACCACCCCAGCGCGGCGGTTTACAAAGCCCGGAGAGTCCAAAGGCGGGAGGGGTCGTGCGCGCTCGGGAGGCAGGAGGATCCCCCTCACTCTCAGCCTCACGCCCGGCTCCCCCATCAGGCCGCCTCCAGCCCCATGAGGACCCTCAGGCCGGGGCCGAGAGCCTGGCACAGCCCTGACCGAAATCTTGCGGCGGCCCTAGAGCGTTAAGACAGGTCAGTGCTGGGGCGGGACGCGGGACTGAGCCGGCGGCGGGAGGAGGCGCGCGCTCCGGTCCACCTTGTCGCCCCGCGCGGCTTCGCCAGGCCACTCACGGGGTCACCTCCGCCGGGGCCACCCAGCAGCGCGGGCGTGATTCTGCATTTTTCATGACAGGCGAGGTGTGGCGCTGCCCTCTGCAGCCCACCCGGGCCAGGTGATGCTCGgactgagggggtgggggggtgcgtgGGCCAAGGGAGGCGGCGGGCTCCGGAACATCGGCTATTCTAATAAAACGGTGCTTTTTCTACTTACGAGCCGCCGCGTCGAAACCGCTACCTCCAAAGGTCTCTTGCTTCATCGAGACCTCAGGCCTCGGGCGTGAAAGGAAAGCGAGATGTGGGAGGGCGAGAAGAAAGGAGGCCCGGAGACCCGAGGCCCggggagtgaggggaggggcaggagggtaCCGATTCGCTCTACAGATCCTGGCGCGCGAGATGCGGGAAGCCCCAGCCGGGCCGGCTGGAGTCTGCGGAACCGCGGGGGCCCAGAGTCTCAAGCCACGCTTTCGCTGACCACCTGCTCACCCTCCCACCCCTTCGCCCACCCAGGATGCGTCTGGGCCGCCGGGCCCTCTGTGCGGCCGTCCTGCTGCTCGCCTGCGCCTCGCTGGGGCTCCTGTACGCGAGCACCCGGGTCGCGCCGGGCCTCCGGGTACCTCTCGCGCTGTGGACGCCCCTACAGGGCAACCCCAGGCCAGAGCTGCTAGGTCTCGCCCCTGAGCCCAGATACGCACACATCCCGGTCAGGATCAAGGAGCAAGTGGTGGGGTGAGTGTGAGGAGTCGGGGCGACTGCAGGCACTCGCTGGGGGGTAGTCTGGGaagcttctgtttcctctgctCTGATGCCTGGGTTCCCCGGACTGGTGGTGTgtgcggggggaggggggtgaagtgggaggtggagggggctGCTGAGTCTTGTGCTTCGGGGGTGGGGAAGCGAGGGTTGCAATCGGGGGAGGGCCCTGACTTTCTGAGTCCTGGTCATTCCGTGTGAAAGGAGTCCAGCTGGGGTCCTGATGGTGTGGAGGCAACTCTGAAACCTTAGCATTTGGTCTGCTCTACATCTCTGTAAAATCCAGGTGTAGAGGACGGGTCATCCCACGGAtggtccctcctccaggggaccattTGAAGAGCAGCGATTAAGGGGACAGATTTTGGATGAGCAGGGTGGAACGGCCAAGGTGCGGGTGCCGGGTCAACCTTCCGGAGGATGAGTGAGCTGTGTGGCTGGGCTCTGAGGACCCTTCCTCCCGGCTCCACAGGCTGCTGACTGCCAACAATTGCAGCTGTGAGTCCAGTGAGGGGAGCCTTCACCTCCCCTTCCAGCGGCAGGTCCAAGCCTTTGACTTCACCAAGGCCTTTGACCCTGAGGAGCTGAGCAGTGTGTCTGCCTCGAGGGAGCAGGAGTTCCAGGCCTTCCTTTCAAGGTACCCAGCGGAAAGGAGGGTGTGACTCTGCCTCTGGGGAGCCGtggggggctggagggagggggtggtggggggaggaggcTCCCCTTGActccccctctgccctccccctcctTCACTGCCAGGAGCCAGTCTGCGGCAGACCAGCTGCTCATAGCCCCTGCCAACTCCCCGCTACAGTACCCCCTGCAGGGTGTGGAGGTCCAGCCCCTCAGGAGCATCTTGGTGccaggtggggaggagggtcCAAGGGGAGGAGCTAACCCACTGTGGGGGTGGCAGAGCCCAGgctgggagaggaagaaggaggggAGATTGGAATGCCAGGTGGGGGGTTCTAAGGAAGGGAAACTGGAGGTCAGGGAGGGCTCATGAGGTGGGAGATGGAGGTGAGGACAGAAGGGACTCTAGGATTGTGGGGAACTGCCGAAGACAGCTGGAGAGGTTTGGGGAGAAGGGTGTGTCTTGCTGACTGGCTGAAGTGAGATGGACAGGCAGGGCAGGCCACACAAGACCTACTGCTTTGATAGGAAGGAGTGAGAAATCCTTACCCTGGGCTATACCCTGCAATGGGCCCTGCTTTGGCCTCAACAGGAGGGCTGGGTGAGAAGTCCTGCCCTGTGTGAGGGGAaagaggcaggagaaagggaggacTCCCAGGCTGTCTGTGATTCTGGTTCCCTCCCCTTGCTTCCAGGACTGGGCCTGCAGGCCACTTCTGGTCAGGAGGTATACCAGGTGAGAAGGAACAGGATGGTGGGGAGGCCAGGTGGGCATTCATCATGCAGGGAGGGCAACGAGGCTGCCGAAGGAGGGATGGAAGAAGCAGGGAGGCAAGAGGTGGGTCAGGGGCATCACCCAGCACTCGCCAATCCCCTCTCCCAGGTGAACCTGACTGCCTCCTTGGGCACCTGGGACGTGGCAGGGGAAGTAACCGGAGTGACTCTCACCGGAGAAGGGCAGCCAGATCTCAGCCTCGCCAGCCCAGGGCTGGACCAACTCAATCGGCAGCTGCAACTGGTCACTTACAGCAGCCGAAGCTACCAGGCAAACACAGCAGACACAGGTGCGAGGCCTGGGTGGACATAGTACACAAGCTGGGTGGACACAGGAAGCCAGAACGGCAGGAGTGAGCAAATGGCAGAGGGTGTGGGAGACACTCGGGCAATGGCCAGAGCTGCCCAGACACACAATGGACATTTCAGCTGGGCCAGCAGGgccaaggagggagagaaggggccTTTGTTCAACTGGGGCTGGAACAGGCCAGAGGGAAACCCGAGCCTTGGGTGTGTCCCCCCTTCAGGCCAACCATGGGGGCCCCAGGAAGTGACCTGACCCAGGAACTAGAAGATTCAAGCTCTATTCCCAGCCCACCACTTACTAGAGGGCAAAGAGCTTTCTCTCCCAGAGCCCCTATTTCTCCTCTGGCAAAAGGGGTATAACAgccctcctgcctctctccaAGGCTTCTATACCAATCCTACTCCCACTGgagggcctttgcacttactgttccctctgcctagaatacTCTTCCCCTAGATTTTTGCAAGGCTGGCGCCTTATCCTTTGGATCTCAGCTCAGATGGCTCCTCTTCACTCTCACAATACTTGTCTTATTTTCTATTCAATACTTATCTGTATCtgaattttcttatttacttaaCCTGGAACCAGATGGACTAGGTTCCTACCCCAGCTTTCTTGCCTAAGAGTTGGGTAATTATGGACAAGTTAATTCCTCTGTGCCTTCTTTTTCTGTAGTAGGAATCTACTTAATAGGgcaattgtgaggattaaatgagttcttATAGTTAGGGTAATTTTaaaagtgcttggcacatagtaaatgctcaataaaggctaacttttaatgaaaacttttatCATCTTTCTCCCACCCATTAAAATGTAAGTTCCAGGGGGATAAGAACCTTACATTCTTATCTAACAGGGCCTAGAAAAGTGTAACACAGGGCAGGCACCTAAACACTGACTTACTGAAAAGAGAATGTTATCCAAGCCACATCTCATGTCTTTTCTTCCCAGTCCGGTTCTCCACCGAGGGACACGAAGCTGCCTTCACCATCCGCATAAGACACCCACCCAACCCTCGGCTGTACCCACCTGGGTCTCAACCCCAGGGAGGTGAGACTGGTATGCTCAGGGGCATAGACCCAGCATGACAGGAAGAAAGTTGGGAGCGGGTGGCCCTGGGAGGTGTCCTTCTCCTCACTCGCCACTCTGCTCGGCACCTCCCTCTGCGCCTCACTCCTAGCCCAGTACAACATCAGCGCCCTGGTCACCGTCGCCACCAAGACCTTCCTTCGTTACAATCGGTTACGGGCACTCATCGCCAGCATCCGCCGCTTCTACCCAACGGTCACAGTGGTGATCGCCGACGACAGCGACAAGCCAGAGAGCATCAGAGGTCCCCACATCGAGCACTATCTCATGCCTTTTGGCAAGGTGCAGAGCCACAGGGCACCGGGAGGGGGCATGCCCTCAGTCCGCAGTCTCCAGGGTAGTGAATCCAGCAGGAGGATTTCTGAGATGTAAGCTCCACGGGAGCAGGAATCCTGCTGTCTTATTTGAGCTGCCTTCTTAGAATGTGCTTAGCACCTAGTGGGGGTTCAATAAAtagctgatgaatgaatgaatgaacgcatGAATCAAATGCATTCCAAGACTCTCCCCTAGAAGACCCACTCAGAGCCTCTGGCAGTGGGaaactgcatttttttaaacGTAGCTCCCGGCCATTCCTAAGCACTTCCAAGGTTTGGAGAGGGGCACAGGCTGTTGAGggccttcccagggggctcactggtaaagaatccgcgcgcaggagatgcaggttggatccttgggtagggaagatcccctggaggaggaaatgacaacccactctagtgttcttgcctgggaaatctcatggacagaggagcctggcgagctacagtccatggggtccgcaGAGTCGGTCGCAGCACACACGCACAGAGGCTGTTGAGAGGGGTCAGGAGTGAGAAGGAGAGGTGGCAGAGGGCTGCGTCCTCTCTCGACAGCATCGCCAACCGTACTGACCCTTCCCCAGGGCTGGTTCGCAGGCCGGAACCTGGCCATATCCCAAGTAACCACCAAGTACGTGCTGTGGGTGGACGATGACTTCGTCTTCACGGCGCGGACGCGACTCGAGAGGCTTGTGGACGTGTTGGAGCGGACGCCGCTGGACCTGGTAGCGGAGGGGCCGCGGgatggagggtgggaggagggcttCCGGCAGGCTCAGGCCGAGGCCGGAGACCGCGAGCAGCCAGCCCCGGGACGGAAGCAGGGCCTGGGCCACCGTCTGGGCCCggcgggggtggggcgggaaggacccagcaggaaagccccctggaggggagagggggcccAGACCTAACCCCTCCCAGTGCGCGGCCGGCCTGCAGTCACCCTCCCGCCCCGGCAGGTCGGGGGCGCGGTGCGCGAGATCTCCGGCTTCGCCACCACCTACCGGCAGCTGCTGAGCGTGGAGCCCGGCGCGCCAGGCCGCGGGAACTGCCTCCGGCAGAAGCGCGGCTTCCACCACGAGCTCGTCGGCTTCCCGGGGTGCGTGGTCACCGACGGCGTGGTCAACTTCTTCCTGGCGCGCACTGACAAGGTGCGCGAGGTCGGCTTTGACCCGCGCCTCAGCCGCGTGGCGCACCTGGGTGAGTGGCGCCCCCTCCCGGCCGGGCAGGGACCCTTCGGGGCTCGGGCCCAGGGACCGCGGGGTGGTGGGGCAGCAAGGTGCCTGGGGCCCTGGGTGCTACTGCCCGACCACCCCGCGGAGGCCACAGCTGCCACAGGGGTCCCTAGAGCAGTTATACGAAGATTTACCAAGACCTGTGCCCCGGCCACAGAGACAGCTCCAAGCATCCCAGCCCCAAACATCATTTAAACCTCAGCGGCCAGTACAGCCACTGGGTCTGCCTTGAGCTTCCCCAACACTGACACCTCGGCCTCTGTCCTGCTCCCAACTGAATCTCCTGGTTCAGGCCACCCCGGAGCAGCCAAGTCGGCATTTATTGAATtttggcggggcgggggggggggggggggggttgcgggagggaggaagggagggaatcaATTTTCAAGGCACAAGGTAAGGATATTGACTCCCATTTTATACAAGACTCAAAAGGGTTGATTTACATGCCCAAGGTCCTTAGAGATGGAGTCTTTGCATATGCACCCACCATATCCCAAATCTCAGTTCTCCTTCAGGGGCAGAGGTGCCTCTGTATCCTCAAGACCCTTCACTGTGTACTCCCCTTTCCTCTGCCCCCAGAATTCTTCCTGGATGGACTTGGTTCTCTTCAAGTGGGCTCCTGCTCAGACGTTGTTGTGGACCACGCATCCAAGTTGAAGTTGCCTTGGACCTCAAGGGACGCGAAGGCAGAGACTTACGCTCGGTACCGTTACCCGGGGTCGCTGGACGagagtcaggtggccaaacatCGCCTGCTGTTCTTCAAACACCGGCTCCAGTGCATGACCTCAGAGTGATGGCCACTTGGGGCCTTTCGGCTGTCAGACTGGCCTGCCTCCTTGTCCCTGCCAGGAATTCCTAGCAAACCCCACCGGCCAGTGACCACTCCGCTGACTGTCCCCGTCTCCTTCAGAACTTGATCCCAAACAGGGGCTTGTCCTGGTGTCACTCCTTTCTGCAAGTGCCCAGGGGCATGATGGAGCCGTAACTTGTCCCACAGCCAGTGCCAagtcctccccccccaccccttcccctagGGCAGGAAGTGGGGGGTTGCTTTTCAAGTGCCAAAGAGCCCAAAGGGGGACTCTGAAAACCTAAAGCAGAAATAACTCTCCTCTCATCTCCTTGGTACTCAGGGGTTGGGGAAGCCCCCCATATATAGTCCCAGGGCTGTGCCCCTCTCTCTGGATCCAGGACTCTGTTCAGTGGCTGCAGCCTCACCCCCATGGAGAGAATGGAGTTGGAATGGGGGCTGGTGAACATACAGGGGAAAGCCATTTTTAGTTGTGTCTTTGCAATGCTTTGGGAGTGGAGGAAGGGGCACCAAGGGTCCATGTGCAGACACCCAGACTCATTTCATGAACCCCAGGGGCTCTCAGCTTCATTTTATTAGTTACATGACGTCAGGGGACTCAGGGGCCGTGGCCCGCCTCACACATGTCTCGCTGGGGCCCTCCACACACCAGATGACCGGGTCAGACCCACACTGTGCAAGTCTTTGGACCACTGAGCTCCTGGAACAGGGAAGGGACAAGTCAGAAGTAGAATCGGTGCTCCCCTCCCTCACCCACGATTTGGCAGTCCTCTCAGGGGCACACTGCCTGCCTTGGAACTTTAGTTCCTCAGTTCTTCGCCCACAGCTGGGCCCAGTCTCCCCAGCTTAGTCTTACATTGACTAATCATTTCACCCGCATCCCTTTCCTTCATCTTCCTCCTGAGCCCCCTTCGAGCATCCCTCTGCCAGGGTCTTGACTCACACGCCCCCTCCCACtggccagcccctcccagctTCCACTCCCGCTGCTGCTGCCGCCTCACCAGCCTCTCCAGGGCGTGCGCAGCTGCATCCTGGACACTCACAAACAGCTGCT
The sequence above is drawn from the Dama dama isolate Ldn47 chromosome 3, ASM3311817v1, whole genome shotgun sequence genome and encodes:
- the B4GALNT1 gene encoding beta-1,4 N-acetylgalactosaminyltransferase 1 yields the protein MTGEVWRCPLQPTRARMRLGRRALCAAVLLLACASLGLLYASTRVAPGLRVPLALWTPLQGNPRPELLGLAPEPRYAHIPVRIKEQVVGLLTANNCSCESSEGSLHLPFQRQVQAFDFTKAFDPEELSSVSASREQEFQAFLSRSQSAADQLLIAPANSPLQYPLQGVEVQPLRSILVPGLGLQATSGQEVYQVNLTASLGTWDVAGEVTGVTLTGEGQPDLSLASPGLDQLNRQLQLVTYSSRSYQANTADTVRFSTEGHEAAFTIRIRHPPNPRLYPPGSQPQGGETAQYNISALVTVATKTFLRYNRLRALIASIRRFYPTVTVVIADDSDKPESIRGPHIEHYLMPFGKGWFAGRNLAISQVTTKYVLWVDDDFVFTARTRLERLVDVLERTPLDLVGGAVREISGFATTYRQLLSVEPGAPGRGNCLRQKRGFHHELVGFPGCVVTDGVVNFFLARTDKVREVGFDPRLSRVAHLEFFLDGLGSLQVGSCSDVVVDHASKLKLPWTSRDAKAETYARYRYPGSLDESQVAKHRLLFFKHRLQCMTSE